One genomic region from Euleptes europaea isolate rEulEur1 chromosome 6, rEulEur1.hap1, whole genome shotgun sequence encodes:
- the LOC130478858 gene encoding zinc finger protein 665-like yields MVREKESARVIVGKDEDLHGEVKSGNQTVPRQGWRRKRKAKEKQRKKLAGFQSTQLTEHQRIHTGEKPYKCLECGKCFSKSSLLTVHQRVHTGEKPYKCLECGKCFSQNGDLTKHQRIHTGEKPYKCLECGKGFSSNGNLTVHRRIHTGGKPYKCLECGKCFSRTDTLTKHQKTHTGEKPYKCLECGKCFSSNGNLTLHQRVHMGEKPHKCLQCGKCFSWMGGLTIHRSVHTGEKPYKCLECGKCFSRNNTLTMHQKTHTGEKPYKCLECGKCFSWNGDLTVHRRVHTGEKPYKCLECGKCFSRSSELTVHRRVHTKEKPYKCLECGKFFSRNGNLTIHQRVHTGEKPYKCPECGKCFSHNGDLTKHRRVHTGEKPYKCLECGKCFSRNCDLTKHRRVHTGEKPYKCLECAKCFSQNGDLTAHQRVHM; encoded by the coding sequence ATGGTGAGGGAGAAGGAATCTGCAAGGGTGATTGTGGGAAAAGACGAAGATCTGCATGGGGAAGTGAAATCTGGGAATCAAACGGTACCAAGGCAAGgatggagaaggaaaaggaaagcaaaagagaagcagaggaagaaaTTGGCTGGCTTTCAGAGTACTCAGCTAACTgaacatcaaaggattcacacaggggagaagccatataaatgcctggagtgtggaaagtgcttctctaagAGTTCCTTGCTAACagtacatcaaagggttcacacaggagagaagccatacaaatgcctggagtgtggaaagtgcttctctcagaatggcgacctaactaaacatcaaaggattcacacgggggagaagccatacaaatgcctggagtgtggaaagggcttctcTTCCAATGGTAACCTAACTGTACATCGAAGGATTCACACGGGGGgaaagccatataaatgtctggagtgtggaaagtgcttctctcggactGACACACTAACTAAGCATCAAAAAactcatacaggggagaagccatataaatgcctggagtgtgggaagtgCTTCTCTTCCAATGGCAACCTAACtttacatcaaagggttcacatgggggagaagccacataaatgcctgcagtgtggaaagtgcttctcttggatgGGCGGTCTAACTATACATCGAagtgttcacacaggggagaagccatataaatgcctcgaatgtggaaagtgcttctctcggaataaCACACTAACAATGCATCAAAAAactcatacaggggagaagccatataaatgcctggagtgtggaaagtgcttctcttggaatgGCGACCTAACTGTACATCgaagggttcacacgggggagaagccatataaatgcctggaatgtggaaagtgcttctctcggagtAGTGAGCTAACTGTACATCGAAGAGTTCACACgaaggagaagccatataaatgcctggagtgtggaaagttctTCTCTCGGAATGGCAACCTAACTATACATCAgagggttcacacgggggagaagccatataaatgcccggagtgtggaaagtgcttctctcacaatgGTGACCTAACTAAACACcgaagggttcacacaggggagaagccatacaaatgcctggagtgtggaaagtgcttctctcggaattgTGACCTAACTAAACACcgaagggttcacacaggggagaagccatacaaatgcctggagtgtgcaAAGTGCTTCTCCCAGAATGGCgacctaactgcacatcaaagggttcacatg